In one Massilia endophytica genomic region, the following are encoded:
- a CDS encoding penicillin acylase family protein, translating to MGAGRWIKRIAVGVVALLLLAVLALWFFLRGSLAQLDGKVTSAGLHGRVTVQRDDMGVPTVAGGNRLDVAYATGFVHAQDRFFQMDLLRRVAAGELAELFGAKALPLDRAHRLHRFRARAARALAALDPAGRELLQRYAAGVNDGVNALGTRPFEYALIGMAPRAWSADDSLLVIWAMYFDLQGSLEGRELARGWLRDHSTPEQLAFLLPEASRWDAPLDADGITAAPAPLPDSAPEWWGEPAPHDPDTVAASAWAGSVGSNNWAIAGSRSATGGAIVANDMHLGIKLPNTWYRMVLQIPEGSGGTRRVVGVTLPGAPVVVVGSNGRVAWSFTNSYGDHLDLIPANSDPSRPGHVELNGRWETPVRHAETILVKGEPAHTMQVSETSLGPIRESLSGRYAVHWIAHEPGLLNVKLTGLEHANSVDEALSIAQRSGIPAQNFVAGDASGQIGWTIAGPVPQRARPGVASTFPLKDAGDGWTGALPPAQVPVVRNPASGQLNTANSRQLAGSGAELLGDGGYDIGARTRQARDALLALGARSTERSVYGVMLDDRALFIDGWRQRALAVLDAQALEGQPRRAEAAKLLREQWGGRASVDSASYRFARAYMWSVYELLYGAANAELAKLGEGANAAAANRRWQAVVERLLDEQPAAWLPKRYASWRDFQLAAIDLTIADLGPNGAPLAAATWGQRNTAGIAHPIANAVPALRKWLSAPADQLPGDSHMPRVSGRGFGQSERLTVSPGKEEQGLFDMPGGQSGHPLSPFFLAGHAEWVRGTPLPLLPGAARHTLVFSN from the coding sequence ATGGGGGCTGGGCGCTGGATCAAGAGAATCGCGGTGGGCGTTGTGGCGCTCCTGCTGCTGGCCGTGCTGGCCCTGTGGTTCTTCCTGCGCGGCAGCCTGGCCCAGCTTGATGGCAAGGTGACGTCGGCGGGCCTGCACGGCCGCGTCACCGTGCAGCGCGACGACATGGGCGTGCCCACCGTTGCGGGCGGCAACAGGCTGGATGTAGCCTATGCCACGGGCTTCGTGCATGCCCAGGACCGCTTCTTCCAGATGGACCTGCTGCGCCGCGTCGCCGCAGGAGAACTGGCGGAGCTCTTCGGAGCCAAGGCCTTGCCGCTGGACCGCGCACACCGTCTTCACCGTTTCCGCGCCCGCGCCGCCCGGGCGCTGGCCGCACTCGATCCCGCCGGCCGCGAACTGCTGCAGCGTTATGCCGCAGGCGTCAACGACGGCGTCAATGCGCTGGGCACGCGTCCCTTCGAATATGCGCTGATCGGCATGGCGCCGCGCGCCTGGTCGGCGGACGATTCCCTGCTCGTCATCTGGGCCATGTACTTCGACCTTCAGGGCAGCCTGGAAGGCCGTGAGCTGGCGCGCGGCTGGCTGCGCGACCACAGCACGCCGGAGCAGCTGGCCTTCCTGCTGCCCGAGGCCTCGCGCTGGGATGCGCCGCTGGATGCGGACGGCATCACGGCCGCACCGGCGCCCTTGCCGGATTCGGCTCCCGAGTGGTGGGGCGAACCTGCTCCCCATGATCCCGATACCGTCGCAGCCAGCGCATGGGCGGGTTCCGTTGGCAGCAACAACTGGGCGATTGCGGGCAGCCGCAGCGCCACGGGCGGCGCCATCGTCGCCAACGACATGCATCTCGGGATCAAGCTCCCCAATACTTGGTACCGCATGGTGCTGCAGATACCGGAAGGCAGCGGCGGCACCCGCCGCGTGGTGGGCGTGACCCTGCCCGGCGCGCCGGTGGTGGTCGTGGGCAGCAACGGCCGCGTGGCCTGGAGCTTCACCAACAGCTACGGCGACCATCTCGACCTGATTCCGGCCAACAGCGATCCGTCCAGGCCGGGACACGTGGAGCTGAACGGCCGCTGGGAGACGCCGGTGCGGCATGCGGAAACCATTCTCGTGAAAGGCGAACCGGCGCACACCATGCAGGTGAGCGAAACCTCGCTCGGCCCGATCCGCGAGTCGCTGTCCGGCCGCTACGCCGTGCACTGGATTGCACACGAACCCGGGCTGCTGAATGTGAAGCTGACTGGCCTCGAACACGCCAACTCCGTGGACGAGGCGCTGTCGATTGCGCAGCGCTCCGGTATCCCGGCGCAGAACTTCGTGGCGGGCGACGCATCCGGCCAGATCGGCTGGACTATCGCCGGTCCCGTGCCGCAGCGCGCGCGGCCCGGCGTCGCATCCACCTTCCCGCTTAAGGACGCCGGTGATGGTTGGACCGGCGCGCTGCCCCCTGCGCAGGTGCCTGTGGTGCGCAATCCCGCCAGCGGCCAGCTCAATACGGCCAACAGCCGCCAACTGGCGGGCAGCGGAGCGGAGCTGCTCGGCGACGGCGGCTACGATATCGGCGCACGCACCCGCCAGGCGAGGGATGCCCTGCTTGCCTTGGGCGCGCGCAGCACGGAGCGCAGCGTTTATGGCGTGATGCTCGATGACCGCGCGCTCTTCATCGACGGCTGGCGCCAGCGTGCGCTGGCCGTGCTGGATGCGCAGGCGCTGGAAGGCCAGCCGCGCCGCGCGGAGGCGGCGAAGCTGCTGCGAGAGCAGTGGGGCGGCCGCGCCAGCGTGGATTCTGCCTCCTACCGCTTCGCGCGCGCCTATATGTGGTCTGTCTATGAACTCCTGTACGGCGCGGCGAACGCGGAACTGGCCAAGCTGGGCGAGGGCGCCAACGCCGCCGCCGCGAACCGGCGCTGGCAGGCCGTGGTGGAGCGTCTCCTGGATGAGCAGCCCGCCGCGTGGCTGCCAAAGCGCTACGCCAGCTGGAGGGACTTCCAACTGGCCGCCATCGACCTGACCATTGCCGACCTGGGGCCGAATGGCGCTCCCCTGGCGGCGGCCACCTGGGGCCAGCGCAACACGGCGGGCATCGCTCACCCCATCGCGAACGCCGTTCCGGCCCTGCGCAAATGGCTGAGTGCTCCGGCCGACCAGCTCCCGGGCGACTCGCACATGCCGCGCGTGTCGGGCCGCGGCTTCGGCCAGAGCGAGCGGCTCACTGTGTCGCCGGGCAAGGAAGAGCAGGGCCTGTTCGACATGCCGGGAGGGCAAAGCGGCCATCCGCTTTCGCCATTCTTCCTGGCCGGGCATGCGGAATGGGTGCGCGGCACGCCGCTGCCGCTCCTTCCGGGGGCGGCGCGCCACACCCTTGTATTTTCCAACTGA